The region GGAGCACCAGGAGGATGAGAATACCCACGACATTGATGACCAGTATCTGTTTGGCCGCAATCTGCTGATTGCCCCGGTGACCACCAAGGGCGCGCAAACGCGGGTGGTCTATCTACCCGAAGGTACCTGGTATGACTACTGGAGTGGTGAGCCCTATGAGGGCAAGCGCTATCACAACATTGTCACCCCGCTGGACCAGTTGCCCATCTTCGTCAAAGCCGGTGGCATTCTTCCTCAACAGAGAGTGATGAATCTGGGCCGGGAAACGGCGGATACCCTTACTCTGGAAATATTTCCCGGTGGCGAGTCCTCGTACCCGATTTACGATGATGATGGTAAAACCAAGGCGTACCTGTCGGGTGACTACGCGATCACCGACGTCACCGTCAACGCCGAGCCGGATCGAACCCTGATTCGTATTGAGGCCCCTCGTGGCGACTATGACTTGGCCGAACGTTCCTACACACTGAAAATTCGCCGTGACGGCCCTCCGGAATCCGTTGAAGAGGCGTCCAGTACGCTCCGTGCCTTTGGCTCCTCCGTTGAGTACGAGACAAGTCAGCCTCAAGCCGGTTGGTACTTCGATGATGAATCGGGCGCACTGTACGTGAGGTTGGCCGGAAGCAGCCTGAGCGACATTTCCGTGGCAATCAATCAGTAGTTGTCGTTAGCGAATGCACACAAAACCCGTGAGAGAACACCAATAACAGGATCCCTGAGACCATGAAACATTCCCGATTATTTCCCCTGCTGGCCGCCGCACTGTTGTCATCGGCCTGCTCCGCTCAGGCCGAGCCGGAGGTGCAGGTGCAGTGGCTGAACGACAGTACGGACCGCGACGCGGTAGGCGCGACCTGGGGGACGCCCTGGCCGCAGGGCGAGGTGGACGCCGCCAGCGGATTCACCCTTGAATCCGAATCCGGAACGTCGTTGCCCGTGCAGAGTTGGCCATTGGCCTATTGGCCCGATGGTTCCCTGAAATGGACCGGGCATGCGATTGCACCGCTTGAGTTGAATGTCGGCGCGCTGACGTTGAGGCCCGGTGAAGCGGCCAGGTCCGAACAATCGTTGCGGATCGTAGAGAACAACCGCTCCATCCGTGTCGACACCGGTGTAATTCAGGCCGTGATTGCCAAATCCGGTGATCGCCCGATTCAGTCCATTACCCGCGGAAACCGGCAGACGCTGAACGATGGTCGTCTTGTCATTCTGTCGCAGAATCAGCCCGAACCCGACGTGGGGCAACCATTGACGGTGAAGTCCTTCACTGGACAGCTCGACCGGGTGACCCTCGAGCAGGAGGGACCCGTGCGCGCGGTGGTCAAGCTCGAAGGTCAGCACGTTGGCGAAGACGGACGTGCGTGGATTCCCTTTGTGGTGCGTCTTTATTTCTACGCTGGCGATGATTCGGTGCGCATGGTGCACACCATGATTTACGATGGTGATCAGGAGACCGGTTTTATACGTGGGGTGGGCGTCCGTTTTGATGCGCCGCTGGACGGCCCGCTGCATGATCGGCACGTGCGCTTTTCCGGTGAAGGCGATGGCCTTTTCGGTGAAGCCGTTCGAGGTATCACCGGCCTGCGTCGCGACCCGGGCAAGGCGGTTCGTGAGGCGCAGATTGAAGGGCGTGCTACGCCGCCCTTGAGTGAATGGGCGAGCAGTGTGTCGGATCGTCTCGAGATGATTCCCGCCTTCGGTGATTACACCCTGTCCCAACTGACCGCCGATTCGTTTGAAATCCGCAAGCGTACCCAGCCGGGCCTGTCCTGGCTGGACTCCGCGGAAGGCACGCGATCCAGAGGGCTGGGTTATATCGGTAGCCCGAAGGGCGGCGTGGCGTTTGGTATCCGGGATTTCTGGCAAAGTCATTCGTCTCAGCTCGATATTCGCAACGCGCGTTCGGACGAGGCCGAAGTCACCCTGTGGTTGTGGGCCCCCGACGGTCGAGCCATGGATATGCGCTTCTATCACGATGGTATGGGGCTGGATACGCACGAGAAGCAGCTCGATGCTTTGAACGTGACCTACGAGGATTACGAACCGGGCTTTGACCATGCCACCGGCGTGGCCCGCACCAGCGAGTTGCGCCTTTGGGCTTTACCGGCCACACCGGATCGCCATACCATCGTTGAGATGGCACGAACCCTGGCCGAGCCCCCGCAGATGGTGGCCCGTCCCCAGGACTATGAAGCGGCCGGCGTGTTCGGCGCCGCCCTCTGGGATCTGCCGGATCGCTCCACCCCCGCCAAAGCCGCGATTGAAGATCAGGTGGATTTTTATCTGGACCACTATCTGACCCAGGTGGAAGAGCACAACTGGTACGGCTTCTGGGACTACGGCGATGTGATGCATACCTATGATCACGACCGGCATACCTGGCGTTACGACGTGGGCGGTTTTGCCTGGGCCAACTCCGAGCTCTCGCCCGACATCTGGCTATGGTATTCCTTTTTGCGCACCGGCCGTGCCGACGTCTTCCAGATGGCCGAGGCGATGACCCGCCACACCGGTGAGGTCGACGTTTACCATCTGGGACGGTTTGAGGGGCTCGGCTCCCGCCACAACGTCAAGCACTGGGGCGACAGCGCCAAACAACTGCGCATCAGCACGCCCGCCAACCGCCGCTTCTATTACTTCCTGACGGCGGATGAACGTACCGGTGATCTTATGCGCTCTCTGCTCGGGGCTGAACGGCGTCTGCTGGACGTGCCTCCGCTGCGCAAACTCAATCGTCCGACGCCCGACTTTTCGGGAAAACCCTATTCCATGATGATGGGCCTGGGGACCGACTGGAGTTCGGTGGCCGCCGCCTGGCTGACCGAGTGGGAGCGCACCGGCGAGCCGACCTATCGGGACAAATTGGTCACCGCGATGCGCAGCGTCGGCAACTTTGACCACGGATTGCTGGTCGGCAGTGCGGCGTTTGATCCCGAATCCGGTCAGTTTCACCGGATCGGGGAGGGCGTGTCCGTTTCCCATTTGTCCATGGTGTTCGGCGGTGTCGAAATCAACGCAGAGCTGATTCAACTGCTCGACGTGCCGGAGTATGAACAGGCGTTTATTCAATATGGGCGCTTTTATAATGCCCCCCGGGACGAGAAGGCCGAGATCATCGGCCAGCCCTATGAGCGGAATCTGAATCTGGGTCAGGCGCATTCGCGGATGACCGCCTACTCGGCCTGGAAGCTCAATGATGAGGCGCTGGCCGATCGCGCCTGGGCGGAATTCTTCAGCGGCCGGGCCGGTATCCCGGTGTTCGGATTACCCTATCCGACCAGGACGGTCATGCCACCCGAGGTGCTATCCCCGGTGACCGAAGCACGCGGCGTCTCCACCAAT is a window of Marinimicrobium sp. C6131 DNA encoding:
- a CDS encoding Tat pathway signal sequence domain protein yields the protein MKHSRLFPLLAAALLSSACSAQAEPEVQVQWLNDSTDRDAVGATWGTPWPQGEVDAASGFTLESESGTSLPVQSWPLAYWPDGSLKWTGHAIAPLELNVGALTLRPGEAARSEQSLRIVENNRSIRVDTGVIQAVIAKSGDRPIQSITRGNRQTLNDGRLVILSQNQPEPDVGQPLTVKSFTGQLDRVTLEQEGPVRAVVKLEGQHVGEDGRAWIPFVVRLYFYAGDDSVRMVHTMIYDGDQETGFIRGVGVRFDAPLDGPLHDRHVRFSGEGDGLFGEAVRGITGLRRDPGKAVREAQIEGRATPPLSEWASSVSDRLEMIPAFGDYTLSQLTADSFEIRKRTQPGLSWLDSAEGTRSRGLGYIGSPKGGVAFGIRDFWQSHSSQLDIRNARSDEAEVTLWLWAPDGRAMDMRFYHDGMGLDTHEKQLDALNVTYEDYEPGFDHATGVARTSELRLWALPATPDRHTIVEMARTLAEPPQMVARPQDYEAAGVFGAALWDLPDRSTPAKAAIEDQVDFYLDHYLTQVEEHNWYGFWDYGDVMHTYDHDRHTWRYDVGGFAWANSELSPDIWLWYSFLRTGRADVFQMAEAMTRHTGEVDVYHLGRFEGLGSRHNVKHWGDSAKQLRISTPANRRFYYFLTADERTGDLMRSLLGAERRLLDVPPLRKLNRPTPDFSGKPYSMMMGLGTDWSSVAAAWLTEWERTGEPTYRDKLVTAMRSVGNFDHGLLVGSAAFDPESGQFHRIGEGVSVSHLSMVFGGVEINAELIQLLDVPEYEQAFIQYGRFYNAPRDEKAEIIGQPYERNLNLGQAHSRMTAYSAWKLNDEALADRAWAEFFSGRAGIPVFGLPYPTRTVMPPEVLSPVTEARGVSTNAVSQFGLAAIQVMALIGDEAPEQVPERD